AGATCTACAAGCTTTAAATTTATGGAAGATGTTACACATTTATAATTCAAACAATGCATTTACATAATGTTCTACCACTCTTTATTGGCATTAGACCACACGTGGGTGTAGGTGAATACTCCGAGATGATCCACTGATCCCTACAGGCCAGAGTTGGGAAGGAATTAGAAAAAGTGAAGATATCAAAGACAGatgatgacaaaaaacacagctgTCATGACAGAAACATGAACTTTACTGTGTTAGTCCACTCTTACCACTCTAATAATTGCCAGACATAGGCAGCTATTTCTGGAAAAGAACTCTGATAAACCCACATTACAcggcaccaaacagcagacgcAGACTAGCTGCTGAACAGAGTGGAGCTCTAGCAGCTAAAGAGCTAGATATTTTCCTTCAGGAGTTGGAGGAGACCAAAACCAGAGCTAAAAAGAGACATGACTCCTAACCACTACTAATGGTTCTCCACATCTGCTGGACTTGTAAATTaacaactgtttgctaacaagttcACTGCATCAATTTTATTTCAACGTTGTGTTTACAACTCATTTCTGCTGCCCTCAGGTTGCCAAATACAGCTTTAACTTCGATCGAGTGATAATcactaaaaacctttttaaacccTTAAAGTCTTCAGTGCTCTAGCTCTGATGAAATCTAATTGCTAAAGTCCTGTATTACACTGTACTACGTAAAGTTCAAAAGCATTGACACTTGTTCTgaagtgttgtgttttgtctacAGTGAAGACAACTTTGATCATGTGTGTGTTGATTGGCGTCTGTTtgtattttgtgcatttgtgttcatgtgtgtacCGAATGCAACACAGAGCAAACAAAAGTGAAAAGCTGAGCTGTGCCAAGGCATCTCTTGTATAATAACTGAGAGCTTTAGTAAGGCTGGGTGAATTTTAATAGAGTTCTGCGGGGTATTCCATTGCCTCTGGTCTTACGGCTCAAAGATCAGAGAGAATTTTCAAGCATGGTGTCCCTCATCCTCTCACACTCGCTCCctctcattctttctctcttcctccattccccccccccccccccccccccccccccccccaacttacTCTTTCCACTTTCACTCTTTCCTCATATGAACTCCATTTTCCAACCCTTTCCTTCCTCTTGggcttttgtctctctctcacattttCTGTTGCTTTCTCGGTCTCCCTGTGAAATTTGTATTAGAGCCACTCGAGGCGTAATTATTGCTAAGCCTCTCTCAGTTCCCTGGCACAGAGCACAACTCATGACTCTCAGCACAAAAAAATAGTGCTACTAAAGGACAAAATGCTGCGATGAACTTTTAAAATCATGCACAATGGTTGACAAAATGTTTGCAAAGTTCTTTCCATCTCCCTGCCTCAAAGCCATTTAAGGAgtttaatacttttttattcGTATCCAAGATCTACAAGCTCAACATTTATGGAAGATGTAACACATTTATAATTCAGACACTGCATTTACATAATGTTCTACCACTCCTCATTGGCATCAGACTGCAcatgtgggtgtgggtgtagGTGCAAGCTCCGCCGCGATCCACCGATCCCTATAGGCCAGAGTTTGGAAGGAATTAGATAAAAGGTGACCAAAGACAGATGTACAGATGACGACAACAAGGCTGCCATGATAGCAACATgcgaaaaataaataaataaataaaaagaccaGAGTTGGTAAAAAGTCTTGAATGGTGGCTTtgatttgtgtcttttgtttcatttgtgtgcatgttggaGGGTAAAAGTTGGCAAGAGACTGGTAATTATTACTaattaatgttgattaatggTTGCTATTTAAAAACTTACCAATACTGAGGAGAGCCAAACGACTGTTTTTTAACTGGGACCGTAACATAAAATATGCCCCTGGGCTAGTCTTACAAGAACACGACTCATGGAAATTCAACTCTGCAGCACAttgggtgggaaaaaaaaagtgtaaatgaaaaacatgcaTTAGTTCAGATAGATAAATTGTCTCTGAATGACAGCTTGCTTGCCATGTGAGTAACAATATTAAAGATctttaatcaaaaataaaacgtCTATTATTTTTCTGTGAGAGGAGTCGGCACAATGGTAATTCCATATAGAAATTGCATTTAAGTACTGGTATTTTACCAATACCATGTTACCATGTTATCTAGTGgtgctaaataaaatgtaacacaaCACGTTGCATAATGTTTTAGTAAATCACCTCACTTGACCTGTAGCCTAACGATTTCCGATGCATGGATATTTTTTGCACAAGGAGTGAGTTGGCACGTCAGCAGATGGTTGGATGTGTCACAGCAGAAAGCCCATAATTAAAAGAGAAATCTGTCAGTGATGTGTGCATACAATGCTGTAACTGTGAAGTGACAACCAGGAAGTCAGGTACTGCAGAAATATATTTGTGCAAGCTAGAATGTGTTTTTGGCCTCAGTTATGATATAAGTTATATATGCATCAGTTAAGAAAACACAAGCCATTCCATAAAGATTATGTGCAAAAATATCTTATGTAAAATAATGCTTACTTCCAGTAACTAAAGTCTTTTTCCATCTACTGTATCTAGGCCACATGTATTGATCTGTTTTGCCTAATGTCGCCCCCATGTGGCAACAAGCGCTGTGGCAACTGCTGCTAAAGATGCAAGACTTCTCTATTTTAAATCCAAATGAACACCTGGGAAATCAATGCAAACAGCCAACATTATTCCTACTCTAGATTTGATGTCTTTATTGTACAGTTTGGTTAGGTTGGGTAACTTTTGTCATAGTTCTTGATTGGAAGTTTGTCTGTACTTCAGTTTAAACGTTAAAACAGATATGTTGACATTGAGATCCACACCACAAGGCTGTGGTACCAGAGTGTGTAATGTCCTTTACAGGTCTTTACGTAAAAAATTAATCCCTTTAACCCTGTTTTTCCTACAGCACGCTAGCCCTATCACCCAAATTCTCAGGTTTGGGACAAAGGAAATTGATTTCCTAATGTATTCTGAAATCCTgtcaattatgtttttttgctaAATCAGCCCATTTTATTGACTGACCTCTGTGTAATGTAGAAAAGCTTTTTTGCACACCCTTTTTTGTCGGGCAGGTGTAGGATGTGACCAAAAGTAGCAGATCAGGAGCTTACAAAGAGTCCCGCACACTGACCATTACGCAAGCAATAATTTATTTAGAAAGTAAGTTTTGGTCTTGGACCTTCTTTGGACCTTCATCAggcaaattaaaaagtaaaatgtaccTGATAAGGGTCCAAgaccaaaatgtattttctaaataaattaTTGTTTGCGTAATGGTCAGTGTGCGGGACTCTTTCTAAGCTGACTGACCTCAGAAACTTTGTCCCATAGGGAACCCTGGCCCCTTCACTTACACCTGCTTTTATGTTTGAAACATATTCAGTACTCACTAGACACTGCACTATGATCCCACTCAAAAACGTGTGCTGCATGTTCCTCTGTCAGTTCCAGACATTCAAACATTTCCTCTGTGCACAGCTGCAGCCCATTGCTTGCCCTTAAAGAGTTCCATAGATCAAAGAAacgtgtgtcccccccccccccccccccccctttaatgATGCAACGGTCCATTTGAATCAATCAAGGACACATAAAATCTTCACTTTAGCAAGGGAACAAACACCTTTAAATAAGAATCTTAAAGAAGAAGCTTATATGGTATCTTTTATTTCATCTTCTACAGCTAACTCCTTAGTGGTAATCACGGTCATTTTGTAAATGCAAGATAAGCAGGtggttgttttatttatcaaaatgtgttacagtatgtaaaaaaaatggttagtttcattaaaatgtttgaaTTAATTTGTGTTTCAAATGTGAAGACATTGATACTTGAGGCCATGAATCAAATATGGACTTTTTGCATAAATCGGTATCTTATTAAGTGGCCATACAGGGGACTTAAGTAAACTATAAAATTGACTGCTAAGCCAACATTAGAACATGTGAATACATCATTAATAATCTTTGATCCCAGAAGAGTTTTACATTATGCATGAGTTCAAACCTAACATGAGCAGTGGCATTCAATAGTGTCGTTCAGACAATCAGTGGTTCTGTGATGCAAAACAGTTGCCCTGAGTCACAAGCCTGAAGACAGAAAATATGAGCAGGAAATTCACAAACACAATTTCTCTTGTGTGAACCTCATTCACCAGGGAGAAAAGTTATCGTTatttcaaacacaaaaataaactaaaacaaaacaattcttcATCTTAAAATCCATAGGCCCAAAGAATGGATACAAACAAGCCTGACATCATTTGCAGTTTAAGTCCTCGTTTGATCCAGTGAAGAAATGGGCCAATGCGTTGCTTTTTTTCCAACGTTAGTTTAAATTTAAGACAGTTAGCGCACACAGGTCTGTAGCGCTTTGACGTTACTTTGTCAAGTATACAGTAAAAGAGTCTGCTGCCTGAGGAGAGGCTATCTGCCCCCTCTGCGCTGGACAACAATGGTCCCTGCCACAATGTCATACACAGTCCTGTTGTGCTGGAAGAAGAGCAGAGTGATGAAGACGGGAAAGAGGAAGGCAATGGAGAAGTTCTTATTAAGAGCCCGCACTGTAGAGCTGTGGAAGTTGAGACAAAAGAGATGAGACAAAACAAGAGGTTCAATTGAGAATTCCAACACAGATGCTCTACGGGTACTCAAGACTACTATGGACATTGGTTTGTGATTTAGATACCACAACAGATTCCAACTTGGACAATCAAATCAAACAGTAGCTCATCCAGTAAATGACCACTCACGCAGAAAGGGGAACATTAGAAGCTGGGACTATAAGGACTCGGTTGGGTCGGACCAGAGTGGATGTGTCACACGCCACCACACGCAGGCCGAGCAGGAACTTCCCTGGTGTAGCACCACCAGCTCCCCAAATACAGATGGTCTGATTGCACAACAAGGacaaaagtaagtaagtatgtaaagtattaaagtaaagTTGAGTTATTGTGAAgatatttgtgatttttatctgtgaaaagtgctatttcattactttttccaaaataaaaatcaaagtgttaaatatgaaatgataaaGAGAAGACACAAGACtacaaggaaaacaaaaggTATATAAAATTAGCCAGCCACATGCTTTGAATAGTAAAGTGTACATAGTTTATCACTGAATGCAATCTCTTTGTTTCCTAATGCAGAGATGCACATTGTCAATACCCTGTGGGCTCCTGACCATGCTCAAAAAATGGTCTGTACAGTTAAGGTCAGAACTTAATGATGATGCaggagtaaaaaaagaaaaaaaaagaaatacattttcaggtttatacaaACAAGGAAGGAAACCTGCCAGATGACATTAGTCTGAGCAGAGGTGCCCGAATGTCCCAGGGCTGGTTCCCACCTGGGAAAAAAGCCACTAATGCAGAGGTTGAACAAGAGACGCAATAGAGGTCTTCATCTCAGGCAACCTTGAATGCAACATTGCATCACTGTCCTCTGAGGGACGTAATGTTTGTTGTAGAAGAACTCTTAATTGTACATGACTCCTCTTCTCATTAAACAAGAGCATGTGGCAATGAGGCAACTCATACCGAATGTGAATGGACAAaattatgtacatgtatgtatatttttaagtaTAAATACAAATGGTGTGTTAAGAAGTCATCTGGTTTAAGTCCTTCCATTCAGCTGGAAAAACCCTTGTATGAGCATTAAATTAAGAAGACATTGGTTTTAAATACTCATTTACTCTATCCTTGTAGACTTGTTACTAAATGTTGTAATGGATCAATGTGAATTTCATTTCATGAGCTATCAAGTATTGTAATATTTGATGAAGACGGGAAAGAGGAAGGCAATACTATATTACCTTAGTCATGGCAATGTAAAGTATAACTCACCTCATAGAGACAAACTAGCACCCTGTAGACCAGAGCTACAGCCATCATCTTCTGCAGGTCCTCCATGGACGTGTTCTCATCTATCTCCTCCACAATGAAGTGGGTAATGAATGTGGCAACGTCCCTTTAAAGAGAATAGACAGTGTGCCTGTGTGAGGATGGATCTGGTGGTATGTTGAAATAGCTTGGCATTAAAGCAATTATGCAAGCAATGAACTATTTGGTCATGCAAATACTGTAGTTTGCTAAACTGACCCACAACAACACcggtgttttttgtgtcttaaTTTATTTATCCTTTTAGTTGGACGGATTAGTTTCCACTGAAAAGTGTTTAATAGTTTCACTCACTTCATACCACTCAGATGAATGATCCACAGCACGATGGTGGCCTTCACACAAAACAGTATCAAGAAGTCCACTGTCTCAGCTAGGAACCtctggagaggagaggggatgGTGTACTCCCGTCCTGTATGAAGCAGAAGAAAAGACAAGTGGACTGAGAGAATACCTTATTTTAATGGGACACATTAGCCTGACTATTTTATACACtcaaacaaattatcttaaatATCAACTTCAGAGGTTAACAGAGCACTGAGAAAGCCCCTGAATGATTCAAGCGTATACGCTTGTTTCCAGAGAGCAATGTACTTACAATATACTATAGCCTGCATCCCATCAGACTCATGACCTAGCTTATAGAGAGCCTCCACATGACTGCAGGCCTAACTGCATTTCTGATGAGGTGTGCTTTTGACTATTAGAGCAGCTCACTGTCAAACTGATCCATACCTGCCTGAGGTGGATTCCCATTCTGCTGCTGGGCTGGCCGGGCATCAGTAACAGTAGCTGAGGTCTGCCCTTCTGGATGAGGGTGGGATGGATGGAAACTGAGAGGATAGGGGTAATTGTACCGGTTGAGCGTGTCAAAAGCCTGCTGCCCACCGCCGGAGGACGATGCAGGTGTACCCGGTGTCTGAGCTACGGCCCCAGGCGGAGGGATTCCGCACGGAAGAGGGAAGGGAAATGCTGACAGAGCCAGCCAGCTCTGCCAGTTGGCTTCGTATCCATTCCCCCAGTAATACTGCCACATCCACTGCTGTAACTTTGCGCAGTATTCAGTTGTTGCAGTGGTCTGAGGCTGCTTCGCCTCGCTTTCAGGGGCGTCACGGCGGTTGTCACTCGTTGCCGCGAACATGTTTGATCCGCTTCACCGTCTCGCCTAATTTGACAAGAATATCTTCTTAAACCGTCTTTACCCTGCACGTAATATCTCGTTAGCTCCCTGCTGGATACAAGCACAGCGCTAGCTAAGTGTGTTTGTAAATACAGGGATTTCCTGAACCACTCAACGTTAAGAGTTACTTTCCAGGTTCGTGTCATTTTATGATATTTCAGTAGTTCAGATTAAACAATAACGTGTTATTTGCCTTACCTTATTTGCAGCAGATATCAGCGAAATACCGTCATGTTGTGGAAATGGCTAATAACATTTTCCCCTTCTGTCATTAATGGTATGATCCATTTAAAGGAGCCGAGTCCCTGCGTATTTTTCCTAAAGGTTACAGCCATGGACACAATACAGCTCCATTAAAATACCTCAGGGGTACTGAATAATACGAAAGGCTGGGTTGCAGGCTAAGTTGCACTTTATACCTTTAAATACTATTCATTTACAGATATTTAAACATGCACCATTAAAACCAGTTATCAAATTTTATATTTACACATCATTTGTGACACTTTTGTAGGAACACATATTTATACAAATTATCACTTCTGTAGCATTCCTTTTGAGAAATCAGTAACCCTGTCTCATTTTTAAGCAAATCAtgtcaaacaaaatacaaatctAACATTTTGAACAAATCATGACCTCTGTCACCTAATACAAACTATCACTTTGTAACATTTAACAATGTAAGAATCATCAACTCtgtcacatttttaaacaaataatgacCTCTGTCACATATTTATACAAATAATCAATTCTGTAACTTTTTTTAAGAAATCTATAACtatcacatttttaaacaaatcccaaataatcacaaaacaaataatgtaaCATTTTGTACTAACTACACATAATTTTCAACAAATCAAATCTGTCAATATTCTGAACAAAATATGTTAAACATTTTTGTACACAACAATATTAGAGTTTAAAGTCTAAAAGAAACCATCTGTAAAGCTCTGTTAGTGGGAAGCCTGGCATTGCATGCTGTTCACATGTGTAGATGATCAGTAAGACGCGTTCTGTGTTTGTTCTtgattaaatgtcagaaaaggctGATTCACAGCGATACAGTACGTTGATAAGATTATTTATTACActattggttaaaaaaataaatacaaataaaatgtaaaatcacttgttatattgttttgttttaagaaaatatgAGTATTTGAAGAGCTTTTATTGACCTCTTTGTGTTAGTCCATAAAATGTGGACTACTCTAGGCTACATTGACTCAAATCTGCATGACCAGCATGTCATAATTTAATGGTATGCATCCCTTTAAATGTTTTGGTAAcacccatagactgtacattagttatgtacagtatatatatggtAACACCATATACAGAGAAAACTTGGGAACTGAACGGGTTCAGCAGGTTACATAGAAACATATGGATTGCTTATATTTACCTTAGCTAAATAAACAGAGGTGCCATTTTCACCATATTTTACAAATGTGAATCATGATAATAGTGTTGTGActgttaaatatgaatgaactatatatataattatatactaAAGGACATGTCAATAACACTTAGTGTAAGTAGGAACTAAGCAACTtccctttgtgttttctttatgtaTCACAGTGAATGACTGGACTCAGTCTCAAATTTCTATGACAAACAGGTGTGAAAAGACAAATATACTGCAGCATAAAGACGCACGGCCTTCTTATTCCTAACTCAAAGAAGACAACCTATCATCTGCACCACAAGAGAGCAGCAGAGGCCAGCTGATTCAAAACACATCAAAAGCAACCATTAGAaaagtcttttttatttctgttaatGATAACAATAGATTATACAGTGGTAAAACCTCATGTACACAAAGTGAATGTTTTCTGGCAGCATTTGTTGTCTTGCTGTCTGTATTAACATATTTTGTATGCACATGCCATGTTTGACCATTTAGATGCTCATGGAAGGTGGAAGTTTGAGT
Above is a window of Etheostoma spectabile isolate EspeVRDwgs_2016 chromosome 14, UIUC_Espe_1.0, whole genome shotgun sequence DNA encoding:
- the fam8a1a gene encoding protein FAM8A1, with protein sequence MFAATSDNRRDAPESEAKQPQTTATTEYCAKLQQWMWQYYWGNGYEANWQSWLALSAFPFPLPCGIPPPGAVAQTPGTPASSSGGGQQAFDTLNRYNYPYPLSFHPSHPHPEGQTSATVTDARPAQQQNGNPPQAGREYTIPSPLQRFLAETVDFLILFCVKATIVLWIIHLSGMKDVATFITHFIVEEIDENTSMEDLQKMMAVALVYRVLVCLYETICIWGAGGATPGKFLLGLRVVACDTSTLVRPNRVLIVPASNVPLSASTVRALNKNFSIAFLFPVFITLLFFQHNRTVYDIVAGTIVVQRRGGR